The Apium graveolens cultivar Ventura chromosome 10, ASM990537v1, whole genome shotgun sequence nucleotide sequence ttgaatttaattttggtagaattatataatttttggcattaataatattactaaaattcaaaactcaactatataatattattcaaaaaatttaaagatataattttatagctataataataaattcaatttttaatataatctgaaaaataaaaaaattagtttagTTAATATTTTACTGAAATTCCCATTCTACCCCTTACTTTTTTAATAATAACCGAAAGGGTGCTTTCTGAATTGGCGGGTTGAAGTTGAGGGGTGCAAACTGAGTTTCTCATACTATTTATACACATTTGTTTTTGAAACAAAATAAGAGGGTGCAAAGTGCAATTTTCTCTTTATTAAATGAAAGGTGAAGTTTTACATTTGAATTTTATTATGTCTCAATTATTATATTAGTATTGTTAATTTTTTCTACTACGAACCCCAGCAGCttcaaaactactactattttccAGAATTTTAGGTATTTTAACCTTATTTTTTCATTTTTAGTAATTTGTTTTCGAATATTTGTGTTTTAAATTTTGTCGAACTGAATTTTTTATTcatgtatttaattatttttttaaaataattatgacttataagttatgatttacCAAAGACATGAACAATTTACAAGCAACTTATACTTAATAGTTAATATTATCTAAACGcttaaataacttataagttattaaGTGCCCGTTTgtgaaatcttaaaataagtaacttatgacttaaactGAATAAGTGAGtgataagtgataagttgatgaatgcttataagttatacaagtgtttggataatttaacaTATAAGTCAgaattgttttttttttaaataaactaaaataaataatttatatatataattatcttaattcttatattttaagttagattaacatttaaaaaatatatattctaaaattaaaattgataaaaaaaacgaaaattcaaaaataagttgagaaaaagtacgtagttactaacattcaacttatcagtttaaaagttgtaaattcaacttataagttgggtcgacaaacacgCGTTAATAAGCTGTTACGGGCTTATAAGTCAATAAGCTGGCTTATAAGATTTCACAAACAGTTATATCACTTATACGGCACTttttaattttcaatttaagtaataagttatattttttaaaaatcccAAACAGGCCCATTCTTTTGATTTTCAAGAATGATATAATAGAAAACTGATATGTccgcttaaatgcggtttaccttggtttcTGTCCAGTGCGCAACCAAAAGATAACGGTTCCAGATTAGCTAAGATTAAAAAAAAACTGTAATTTCTTACTTTTATGGCTACTTTTGCGTATCAATTAATCTGTATTTAATCATTAATAGCTTACTTGCTATTCAATCGAGCGACCCAATATAAAGATGCAAAAGTTTTACGAATCATCGAGCAATGTAAAAAATACTTGGATTCTCCGTTGCTGTTATGCATTTTCGGCATATATTCATAGTTTAGCAAATTAGCAGTGTTAGGTGTATAAAATTTTGTACCAAATATTTGTATATAATAATATGACATTTGATATGagttaatttaatttttttgttgATATAAATGTAGGGGCCCATTTCAATTAAAATATACCATCATTTAGGTATAAAATTGTGTACACCAAATATTTTCTATCAGCGAATTTATAAAAGCATTGAATAGGTTTTACCGACTGTTCTTTGTTCAGACAAAAAAAATAGACTTGGACAATTTATCACCGGAAAGTCCAAAACAACTAATTATGGATGGAGGGAATACATGGAACAGGCTGCGAAGGCTTGAGCATTTCCATCAGAAACTGAAAATTTTGAATTCCTTTATTTTCAACGACTAGAAATCAATCTTTGAATGTCTAAGTTTCAAACTATTACATGTGCCATCAAACATGTAGATTCTGAACAAAAGAAACATCAAAGTCTTTTTCTTGGTACGCGTAAATATACCAAAAGACAGCTTAAAATATTTGTCATCCACCTCCACTGGACAATGGATCCAACTGTCAAATTCTAACAAAAACTAATGTTCACATGCAAATGAGCTAAAAGTCATAACTGATCAACAAACCCAACTCaagatttgaaaaaaaaaatcaaatgaAAGAATGAATTTTTTGTTATTGTATAAGCCataataaatacaaaataagACTAGAAATTTTCAAAGACAGCCAAAGAATTCTGTGTGCCATCTCAAGCAAAACAATGCAATACTCACAATTGTTGTAACCTAAATAGTAGTAGTTATAGGAAGTTAGCTGGTTGAATTTATAGACAAGAGGTGTATTAGAAACCAGAATTTCCGCTATAGCCTCGGCTGTCTCTCTGTGTCTTCCCCATTTCCATTTCACGGGTTTGTTGGCCTTCACTGCTTGATCCAGATAGGTACAAACCATATTCGCTGGTAGGTCGACTGACTTCACTGCTAGCATATTCCTGACTAGCCAACGCCATTTTCCTGAATTTTTTCATGTCCTCTTTATATTGCATAGTGTCATAGTCTGAACTTTCGTGTGAACTGTAAACTGTGCTGTGTCCAGGTGTAATTCCTTCATTAAGGTCAGACAAAGACAGGTCTCCTTCTAAAGCACGAACCACCTGCTCAGTCATAATTATTTGTTAGATGATCTAAATGTGATTTTTAAAAAGCTGAGATATCTTAGCCTATCGTGGCCTACTGCAAAGATAATTACAGCCCCCTATTGCACGGATATATTCACTGATTTCCTTGTGAAATGAATTAGTATCTTTCTAAGCATGAAGTGAAACTTAATAACGGAATTGTGAGAAACTGACTGTCTCATTTGTTAGTGAACATGGAAAATGTGTTTTGCTATTGCTACTTTTCATATAGACAAAACCTTAAGGAACACACCAAGGATTGACTTTCAGGTAAAAAAAGCTAAAAACTGCACGCAGCAGCTTTCTGGAGCAGAAATTCTGATGTGTTTTAGATCCGTCTAAAAGCTAATTAGGTCGAAAGAGTTTGACACTTAAAACACACCTGATTAGCTTCCATCTTTAGAAGACATAAAACAATTAGGAGCAAATCCAATTACCTGACTCATTCGTGGTCTACGCCTTGCTGAATGACGAACACATGCAGCTGCACAAGCAACCATGCGTGACATCTCACTCTGGTTATAATTGTTTTGCAACCGAGAATCAACAAGACTGTCAAAATTTCCCTCTTCCAGAGCCCTGGTGAGCAAGGGCCTTGCCTGATTACAAATACCATGTTATTTAAGCTTAGATTTTCCGCAATTGTAATCATGAAGATAAAAGAGGAAATTAACTGCCTTAATTTATGTCTTAAGAAGGTTTATATCTTATCTTGATTCTAGACACAACCTTTAAGCACACTGAAGCGAAATATTAGAGGTACCATGATATACTCACCCAGTCAACCAAACTGTCATCCATATAAGTTTGAGCTGAATCAACTGGTCGGCGCCCAGTCACCATCTCCAGAAGCattataccaaaggagaaaacATCAGACTTGTCTGTGAGTTTACCAGAAGAAGCATACTCTGGAGCCAGGTACCTGTAGTGGCAAATATGTTAAAATTAATGAGAGACCTTGAAGTGCACTCGAGTCAAGCAAAACAATGAAGGACATAAGAGTCCAGGGAGTCGGTGGTCAAACAGATAACAAATTTAAAGAATCAAGACAGTAGTTACTTAGCAGCCCCCCCCCCTCCactaaaaaaaacaaaaaaaaaaaacaaacaaagaGGAGGGGGATAAATCATATGACCTATGAGTTTTTAAGAACTAATGCAACACAATACATCAATTCTTCAACCAAATGTAAGATGGTCCTCATCAAAGTTGGGTATAACATTTAACTTGGAGCAATGTAGAGAGAACGAAAAGATGAAAACTAATAATCACCTAAAAATACAATATCAGTTGTAAAATGTCATGAGATTTTTGTTCTTACCCGAAAGTTCCCATCACCCGGGTGGATACATGGGTATTTAATTCAGAGGTAATCTTAGCAAGTCCAAAATCAGCAACCTACAATCATAcataaatttatattaaaaacgaTTAAGTTTTGTACTGATAGCAACACAGGTCACTCATTATTcacttttttttttaatttagccGATCTTTCATATAttttggaagaagaaaatgttcTACAATACGAAAAGAAAAATTAATCTAGCTGGGTTGCTGGCAGTAATATTTATGGTGTAGAAGATAAATTATGATTTGAAACTTCTATTATTCTTGATTATGTTATGAAGTTTTAAAAATCTACCTTTGCCTCAAAGTTGGAATCCAGAAGGATGTTGGCTGCTTTAATATCACGATGTATGATTTTAGGATTACCTGCACAAATGAATAGTATTAAATTAGGTATGCTAGATGCAAGAAGCTTCCAAAAAATTGAACATAATGCTCTGGCTTCTCCATCGATGGATGAAAAATACAAGGAAAACATACAATCCTCGTGTAGGTAAGCCAGTCCTTTTGCTGACCCAAGAGCAATTCGCATTCTTGAAGGAAATTCCATAGTCGGCCTCCCTTTCCCTGAAATTTCAGTTGAAATATATCAGATATGGTAATTTGGAACACCCACTGCCTGTTAAGTGCTAAACAAATTTCATAAACAACACATCAACTCAACATCAAGTAGCAATTAGACTGTTTTCTTAAGTCTAAGTCCAAGAAGTAATGGTTCGGTTTATTTTGAGTGTCATTTCATACAAGTGACATTTGCAAAGAAGTTGAGAAGCAGACATGCTTTTAAAATAGAATGATTATTTTTTACATGAAAGTGTTCTATGCCATAGAATTTAGGAGCAGCTTCTAATAAACTAGATTTTAAGAAAACTGTCCTAACATGGATAAATACTGTGGCACGGGTCATTTCTTACCATGTAAGTGAAATTCCAAGGTGTTGTTCGGAACAAACTCGTAGACAAGCAATCTTTCTGCTCCGGTCATGCAGTATCCAACCAAGGAAACAAGATGTTTGTGATGCACACGGCTAATAATTTCAACCTCGGCCTGAAATTCGCGCTCCCCTTGCCCACTACCAACTTTCAAGCGCTTAATTGCAACCTGCTTTCCATTTGGAAGAACGCCTTTGTGCACATAACCAAAACCACCTTGTCCAAGAAGGTTTGCATCAGAGAAGCCATTTGAAGCCATTGCCAATTCATCATACGTGAACGTGCTCTGTGAGAACCCTAAGGACATGCCAGGAGATGGTGCCGCGAGTGGATTACTGGACCCACCTGAATAACTAGATGCAGAACCTCCGCTGCTATTGTTGAAAGGTTGGGGAGGTGGAGGTTGAGGTGAAACAAATTGTGGCGGCTGTGAAGGCTTTGGCGCCATTGA carries:
- the LOC141689680 gene encoding proline-rich receptor-like protein kinase PERK15 isoform X2 — encoded protein: MSTTPPGSAPAPTSPPSTNTTSPPPSTTSPPPSSSPPPPSTTSPPPSSSSSPPPPDAPPPSSPSPPTTAPPPATPSSPSPPATPSSPPPPSPPSNPGTPPSPPSGSPPVTRTPPPPVSSRSPPPPANSESSGSKGSSVSSGMVAGIAIGGVLIVVLICFVWICCRKKKRREYGHGPPPDGPYGGQQQQWQNNAPPPTDHVISMAPKPSQPPQFVSPQPPPPQPFNNSSGGSASSYSGGSSNPLAAPSPGMSLGFSQSTFTYDELAMASNGFSDANLLGQGGFGYVHKGVLPNGKQVAIKRLKVGSGQGEREFQAEVEIISRVHHKHLVSLVGYCMTGAERLLVYEFVPNNTLEFHLHGKGRPTMEFPSRMRIALGSAKGLAYLHEDCNPKIIHRDIKAANILLDSNFEAKVADFGLAKITSELNTHVSTRVMGTFGYLAPEYASSGKLTDKSDVFSFGIMLLEMVTGRRPVDSAQTYMDDSLVDWARPLLTRALEEGNFDSLVDSRLQNNYNQSEMSRMVACAAACVRHSARRRPRMSQVVRALEGDLSLSDLNEGITPGHSTVYSSHESSDYDTMQYKEDMKKFRKMALASQEYASSEVSRPTSEYGLYLSGSSSEGQQTREMEMGKTQRDSRGYSGNSGF
- the LOC141689680 gene encoding proline-rich receptor-like protein kinase PERK15 isoform X1; amino-acid sequence: MSTTPPGSAPAPTSPPSTNTTSPPPSTTSPPPSSSPPPPSTTSPPPSSSSSPPPPDAPPPSSPSPPTTAPPPATPSSPSPPATPSSPPPPSPPSNPGTPPSPPSGSPPVTRTPPPPVSSRSPPPPANSESSGSKGSSVSSGMVAGIAIGGVLIVVLICFVWICCRKKKRREYGHGPPPGYYVPPPPPPSGPKDGPYGGQQQQWQNNAPPPTDHVISMAPKPSQPPQFVSPQPPPPQPFNNSSGGSASSYSGGSSNPLAAPSPGMSLGFSQSTFTYDELAMASNGFSDANLLGQGGFGYVHKGVLPNGKQVAIKRLKVGSGQGEREFQAEVEIISRVHHKHLVSLVGYCMTGAERLLVYEFVPNNTLEFHLHGKGRPTMEFPSRMRIALGSAKGLAYLHEDCNPKIIHRDIKAANILLDSNFEAKVADFGLAKITSELNTHVSTRVMGTFGYLAPEYASSGKLTDKSDVFSFGIMLLEMVTGRRPVDSAQTYMDDSLVDWARPLLTRALEEGNFDSLVDSRLQNNYNQSEMSRMVACAAACVRHSARRRPRMSQVVRALEGDLSLSDLNEGITPGHSTVYSSHESSDYDTMQYKEDMKKFRKMALASQEYASSEVSRPTSEYGLYLSGSSSEGQQTREMEMGKTQRDSRGYSGNSGF